A genome region from Clostridium sp. JN-9 includes the following:
- the grpE gene encoding nucleotide exchange factor GrpE, translating into MENKKKVNVPKDEEANIPKDEETDIPKDEEDMPENNEAEHEVNDTDNHQKTNEVLEDKDSENEEELKHRDNIITDLTKENLKLKDDNEKINNELEALKERLVRNSAEYENYRKRTAKEKEGIYTDACEDILKSFLPVLDNLERAVSAEGDLESLKKGVDMTLKQFNSALDKLDVVEIPSEGEFDPNFHNAVMHVEDENQGKNKIVEVFQKGYKRGDKVLRFSMVKVAN; encoded by the coding sequence ATGGAAAACAAAAAAAAAGTAAATGTCCCAAAGGACGAAGAAGCAAATATTCCAAAGGATGAAGAAACAGATATACCAAAGGATGAAGAAGATATGCCAGAAAATAATGAAGCAGAACATGAGGTAAATGATACAGATAATCATCAGAAAACAAATGAAGTATTAGAAGATAAAGACTCAGAAAATGAAGAGGAATTAAAACACAGGGATAATATTATAACTGACCTTACAAAAGAGAATTTAAAGCTTAAAGATGATAATGAGAAAATTAATAATGAATTAGAAGCTTTAAAGGAAAGACTGGTAAGAAATTCAGCAGAATACGAAAACTATAGAAAAAGAACAGCTAAGGAAAAAGAAGGAATCTATACGGATGCCTGCGAAGATATACTTAAATCATTTTTACCAGTGCTTGATAATTTGGAAAGAGCCGTTTCTGCAGAGGGAGATTTAGAATCATTGAAAAAGGGTGTTGATATGACTTTGAAACAATTTAATTCAGCACTTGATAAATTAGATGTAGTTGAAATACCTTCAGAAGGCGAATTTGATCCAAATTTTCACAATGCAGTAATGCATGTTGAAGATGAGAATCAGGGTAAAAATAAAATAGTTGAAGTATTTCAAAAGGGATATAAAAGAGGAGATAAGGTATTAAGATTTAGTATGGTTAAGGTTGCAAATTAA
- the hrcA gene encoding heat-inducible transcriptional repressor HrcA, with the protein MDERKIRILEAIINDYIKTAEPVGSRTIAKKYNLGISSATIRNEMADLEDMGYLEQLHSSSGRKPSDKGYRLYVDKLMRIQELSPQEELLIKSHVLDAALYEADKMIKQATLLLSELTKLTCIVKAPSVGKSCIKSMQLVSLDNYNMLLLIVTDSGIIKNNIIKISKKTNADKLLKFNNILNDRLKGLSIEEINLEVINNLKNDFAGYEDIFNSIIPALYESLNISDNSNIYMEGTTNIFNYPEYNNITKAKDFLSMLEDKVKVSGLLSSNSKISVKIGEENPVEDAKECSVISAIYSLGDRPLGSIGVIGPTRIPYSKIITIIAKIVKEINDGLSNVYFDDR; encoded by the coding sequence ATGGATGAAAGAAAAATTAGAATACTTGAGGCAATTATTAATGATTACATCAAGACAGCCGAACCAGTTGGATCCAGAACCATAGCAAAAAAGTATAACTTGGGAATCAGTTCTGCAACTATAAGAAATGAAATGGCAGATTTGGAGGATATGGGATATTTGGAACAGCTGCACAGCTCTTCTGGAAGAAAGCCTTCAGATAAGGGGTATAGACTTTATGTTGACAAATTGATGCGCATTCAGGAATTGTCACCTCAGGAAGAGCTTTTAATAAAGAGCCATGTTTTAGATGCTGCACTTTATGAAGCCGATAAAATGATAAAACAGGCTACGTTGTTATTATCTGAATTAACAAAACTAACCTGTATAGTTAAAGCTCCTTCTGTAGGAAAAAGCTGTATAAAGTCTATGCAGCTGGTAAGTTTGGACAACTATAATATGCTGCTGTTAATAGTTACAGACAGCGGTATTATAAAAAACAATATAATAAAGATTTCAAAGAAAACAAATGCAGATAAGCTGCTTAAATTCAATAACATTTTGAATGACAGATTAAAAGGATTATCAATTGAAGAGATAAACTTAGAGGTAATTAACAATCTAAAAAATGATTTTGCTGGGTATGAGGATATTTTTAATTCTATAATACCTGCATTATATGAAAGTCTAAACATTTCGGATAATTCCAATATATATATGGAGGGAACAACAAATATATTCAATTACCCGGAGTATAATAATATTACAAAAGCTAAGGATTTTCTTTCCATGCTTGAAGATAAAGTAAAGGTAAGCGGTTTGCTTAGTTCAAACTCTAAAATTTCAGTTAAGATTGGAGAGGAAAATCCTGTAGAGGATGCAAAGGAATGCAGTGTAATATCTGCAATATACAGTTTAGGGGATAGACCATTAGGCTCAATTGGCGTTATTGGACCAACCAGGATACCCTATTCTAAGATAATAACTATAATAGCTAAAATAGTTAAAGAAATTAACGATGGATTATCAAATGTTTACTTTGATGATAGATGA
- a CDS encoding stage II sporulation protein P produces the protein MNLRAKMGKNMFIIIIMASAVFIILISGSAFAESKDAVKRGNMLYVQVVNYTMPLLKVTSFNDEVMVENNFSFKEKVLDIIGLNIADPGSIIEREMAFLGIGNGSIKLSQDNNFSKVLFNPFKLNESEISKNSAGESNQNNAAVNVYNPKLKKTLNAAKPEVFIYHTHTTESFLPGDYDKLDPAQNICSVGELVKKELEENYGIAVIHDTTIHNVEDYYQSYNKSAVTVDKYLKQYKDFKLVIDMHRDSVPKEAATIKLNGENVAKFMFVMAKKNPHYDKNISDVNKLMSISNKLFPGLCKGLYGEYNYGTRYFNQDKSNNAMLIEVGSDTNQLSEAQACAKYLARIIAEYISGSN, from the coding sequence ATGAACTTAAGAGCAAAAATGGGAAAGAACATGTTTATTATAATTATAATGGCATCAGCAGTATTTATAATACTTATTTCCGGAAGTGCTTTTGCTGAAAGTAAAGATGCAGTGAAAAGGGGAAATATGTTATATGTACAAGTTGTCAATTATACAATGCCGCTGCTTAAGGTAACATCATTTAATGATGAGGTTATGGTAGAAAATAATTTTTCTTTTAAGGAAAAGGTTCTGGACATTATTGGACTAAATATTGCTGATCCAGGCTCTATTATTGAAAGAGAAATGGCTTTTTTGGGCATTGGGAATGGAAGTATAAAATTATCTCAGGATAATAATTTTAGTAAGGTGTTATTCAATCCATTTAAATTAAATGAAAGTGAAATATCAAAAAACAGCGCAGGAGAATCGAATCAGAATAATGCTGCTGTAAATGTTTATAACCCAAAATTAAAGAAGACACTAAATGCAGCCAAACCAGAGGTATTTATTTATCATACTCATACCACTGAAAGCTTTCTGCCAGGAGATTATGATAAGCTTGATCCAGCACAAAATATCTGCTCTGTAGGAGAATTAGTAAAGAAGGAATTGGAAGAAAACTATGGAATTGCTGTTATTCATGACACCACCATTCATAATGTTGAGGACTATTATCAGTCATATAATAAATCAGCAGTGACTGTGGACAAATATTTAAAACAATATAAGGATTTCAAATTAGTTATTGATATGCATAGAGATTCAGTTCCAAAAGAAGCTGCTACAATAAAGCTCAATGGAGAAAATGTAGCTAAGTTTATGTTTGTTATGGCAAAGAAAAATCCACATTATGATAAGAATATAAGTGATGTTAATAAGTTAATGAGTATATCAAATAAATTATTTCCAGGCCTTTGCAAAGGATTATATGGTGAATATAATTATGGAACAAGATACTTTAATCAGGATAAGAGCAATAATGCCATGCTTATAGAAGTTGGATCAGATACAAACCAATTATCAGAAGCCCAGGCATGTGCTAAATATTTGGCAAGAATAATTGCTGAGTATATAAGTGGTAGTAATTGA
- the prmA gene encoding 50S ribosomal protein L11 methyltransferase, with protein sequence MDKDWLEVSIITSSQAVEAVTGILYNTPVNGISIEDPEDIEFKKKHPGDWDYFDESLLKVKEGAVIKGYYKEDEDFENHLNYIKSSIENLKEFGIDKGKGLVTVTKVNEEDWENNWKKYYKPAKVGEKIVVKPIWENYAAKDDEIVVELDPGMAFGTGTHETTRMCIKALEKHVHSDSVVFDIGTGSGILAISAAKLNAKRVIGVDLDPVAVKSASENVKYNKLNNIEIIHGNLMDVVQGKANIVVANIIADVIIFLTDCVKDFILPGGRFIASGIINSRKQDVIDKFNSADLQIEEVNEEGEWVCITAKL encoded by the coding sequence ATGGATAAGGATTGGTTAGAGGTTTCAATAATAACCAGCAGCCAGGCAGTAGAAGCAGTAACTGGAATATTATATAATACACCAGTTAACGGAATTTCTATAGAAGATCCAGAGGACATAGAGTTTAAGAAGAAACATCCTGGTGACTGGGATTATTTTGATGAATCTCTTCTGAAAGTAAAAGAAGGAGCAGTAATTAAAGGATACTATAAAGAAGATGAAGATTTTGAAAATCATTTAAATTACATAAAAAGCAGTATTGAGAATTTAAAGGAATTTGGTATAGATAAAGGTAAAGGACTTGTAACAGTTACAAAAGTTAATGAAGAAGATTGGGAAAATAACTGGAAAAAATATTACAAACCTGCCAAGGTAGGAGAAAAAATTGTGGTAAAGCCAATTTGGGAGAACTATGCTGCTAAGGATGATGAAATTGTGGTAGAATTAGACCCTGGAATGGCATTTGGCACTGGAACCCATGAAACTACAAGAATGTGCATAAAGGCTCTGGAGAAGCATGTACACAGTGATTCTGTTGTGTTTGACATTGGAACCGGATCTGGAATACTTGCTATATCTGCGGCAAAACTTAATGCAAAAAGGGTAATTGGGGTAGATTTAGATCCTGTGGCAGTTAAATCTGCATCAGAAAATGTAAAATACAATAAATTAAACAATATTGAAATAATTCATGGAAATCTTATGGATGTTGTGCAGGGAAAAGCCAATATTGTAGTTGCAAATATAATTGCAGATGTTATTATATTCTTAACAGACTGCGTTAAAGATTTCATACTTCCAGGAGGAAGATTTATTGCATCCGGCATAATAAATTCAAGAAAACAGGACGTAATTGATAAGTTCAATAGTGCCGACCTTCAAATAGAGGAAGTAAACGAAGAAGGCGAATGGGTTTGTATTACAGCTAAATTGTAA
- the hemW gene encoding radical SAM family heme chaperone HemW, whose translation MNKAIGLYIHIPFCKQKCLYCDFPSFSGKDDLMKEYSIALSREIDKNSSLLYKSIFIGGGTPTYLSLNSWEIIKSSIDKLHKTDDLEFTIEANPGTLNKDILLLFKDMGVNRLSIGLQSCDNNILKTIGRIHNYSDFITAYEMAEKMGFNNINVDLMFGLPNQTMKQWKMTLNSIVKLAPKHISCYSLIVEEGTPFYNMQQSGKLNLPSEETEREMYHYAVNFLRENGYNQYEISNFAKENMECRHNIIYWEAKEYMGCGSGAHSFYNGERFSNKVKIEDYINSMRENNNAVDEIYKNLEKDNMEEFMFMGLRMTDGISIEEFHKRFNIDIFSIYGHIINKFINNSLLIMKNGRIFLSPEGIEVSNSVMCEFIL comes from the coding sequence ATGAATAAAGCAATAGGTTTATATATTCATATACCATTTTGTAAACAAAAATGTTTATATTGTGATTTTCCATCCTTTAGCGGTAAGGATGATCTTATGAAGGAATATTCAATAGCTTTAAGCAGGGAAATAGATAAAAACTCTTCTTTATTATATAAAAGCATTTTTATAGGTGGGGGAACACCCACCTATTTATCTTTAAATTCATGGGAAATCATTAAAAGCAGTATAGATAAATTACATAAAACAGATGATCTGGAATTTACAATAGAAGCTAATCCAGGAACTCTGAATAAAGATATACTTTTACTATTTAAAGACATGGGAGTAAACAGGCTCAGTATTGGATTGCAGTCCTGTGATAATAATATTTTAAAAACAATTGGAAGGATCCATAATTACAGTGATTTCATAACAGCATACGAAATGGCAGAAAAGATGGGATTTAATAATATTAATGTAGATTTAATGTTTGGACTGCCCAATCAGACCATGAAGCAATGGAAGATGACTTTAAACAGTATAGTGAAATTAGCGCCAAAGCATATATCGTGCTATAGTTTAATTGTAGAAGAGGGGACTCCATTTTATAATATGCAGCAGTCCGGGAAGTTAAATTTACCATCTGAAGAAACAGAGAGAGAAATGTACCATTATGCAGTAAATTTTTTAAGAGAAAATGGTTATAATCAATATGAGATTTCAAATTTTGCAAAAGAAAATATGGAATGCAGACATAATATAATTTACTGGGAAGCAAAAGAATATATGGGCTGTGGAAGCGGAGCACATTCTTTTTATAATGGAGAAAGGTTTAGCAATAAAGTCAAAATTGAGGATTATATTAATTCTATGAGAGAAAATAATAATGCAGTGGATGAAATATATAAAAATTTAGAGAAAGACAATATGGAAGAATTTATGTTTATGGGATTAAGAATGACTGATGGAATATCAATTGAAGAGTTTCATAAAAGATTTAATATAGATATCTTTTCAATATATGGACATATTATTAATAAATTTATAAATAACTCCTTATTAATAATGAAGAATGGAAGGATATTTTTATCACCAGAAGGTATAGAAGTATCAAATAGTGTTATGTGCGAATTTATTTTATAG
- the dnaJ gene encoding molecular chaperone DnaJ produces MANKDYYEVLGLQKGASDDEIKKAFRKLALKYHPDKNRGNKEAEEKFKEINEAYQVLSDPQKKAQYDQFGTADFSGGGGFDASSFDFSDFGGFGDIFDSFFGGGFSGGGRRRKNGPERGADLEYTITLKFEEAVFGTEKEISINRSETCEKCHGTGAKNGTHPKTCDKCGGTGQVRTQRSTPFGNFVNMTTCDKCGGKGTIISEPCHSCGGTGKVRRQRKIKVNIPAGVDTGNVMPLRGQGEHGNNGGPAGDLYINIRVLPHAEFKRKGSDIYIDRHIGFAQAALGMELSVPTVDGDVKYTVPSGTQPGTIFRLRNKGVPKVNSKGRGDEYVSIVVDIPKSLTQKQKEALMMYMVASGDMPEGEQKKSFMDKFKDSFK; encoded by the coding sequence GTGGCAAACAAGGACTATTATGAAGTATTGGGACTTCAAAAGGGTGCCAGTGATGATGAAATTAAAAAAGCATTTAGAAAATTAGCATTAAAATACCATCCAGACAAAAATCGAGGAAATAAAGAGGCTGAAGAAAAATTCAAAGAGATAAATGAGGCTTATCAGGTTTTATCTGATCCTCAAAAAAAGGCACAATATGATCAGTTTGGAACAGCAGATTTTTCCGGCGGTGGTGGATTCGATGCCTCCAGCTTTGATTTTTCAGATTTTGGTGGATTTGGTGATATATTTGACAGCTTTTTTGGAGGCGGTTTCTCAGGCGGCGGACGAAGAAGAAAGAATGGCCCTGAAAGAGGCGCAGATCTTGAATATACTATAACTTTAAAGTTTGAAGAAGCTGTTTTTGGCACCGAAAAGGAAATATCAATTAATAGAAGTGAAACTTGTGAAAAGTGTCATGGAACAGGAGCTAAAAATGGAACACATCCAAAGACCTGCGATAAATGCGGAGGAACAGGTCAGGTAAGAACTCAAAGAAGTACACCATTTGGAAACTTTGTTAATATGACAACCTGTGATAAATGCGGAGGAAAAGGTACAATAATATCAGAACCTTGTCATAGCTGTGGTGGAACAGGTAAAGTAAGAAGACAAAGAAAAATAAAAGTTAATATACCAGCAGGTGTAGATACAGGTAATGTTATGCCTTTAAGAGGTCAGGGAGAACATGGAAATAATGGAGGACCTGCAGGAGATTTATATATAAATATCAGAGTTTTGCCTCATGCTGAATTTAAGAGAAAAGGATCTGATATTTATATTGACAGACATATTGGTTTTGCACAGGCTGCACTAGGTATGGAACTCAGTGTACCTACCGTAGATGGTGATGTGAAATATACAGTACCTTCCGGCACTCAGCCTGGAACAATTTTCAGATTGAGAAACAAAGGTGTTCCAAAGGTTAACAGCAAAGGCAGAGGAGACGAATATGTATCTATTGTAGTAGATATTCCTAAGAGTCTTACTCAAAAACAGAAGGAAGCTTTAATGATGTATATGGTAGCAAGTGGAGACATGCCAGAAGGGGAACAAAAAAAATCTTTTATGGACAAATTTAAAGATAGTTTTAAATAA
- the dnaK gene encoding molecular chaperone DnaK yields MSKVIGIDLGTTNSCVAVMEGGDPVVIPNSEGARTTPSVVSFQANGERLVGQVAKRQSITNPDKTIMSIKRHMGTDYNVTIDNKKYTPQEISAMVLQKLKTDAEAYLGEKVTQAVITVPAYFNDSQRQATKDAGKIAGLEVLRIINEPTAASLAYGLDKMNKSQRILVYDLGGGTFDVSILELGDGVFEVKSTNGNTKLGGDDFDQKVMDYIAETFKSENGIDLRNDKMALQRLKEAAEKAKIELSSSMQTNINLPFITADATGPKHIDMNLTRAKFNELTHDLVDATTEPMRKALSDAGLSMNEVDKVILVGGSTRIPAVQDAVKSFTGKEPSKGVNPDECVAVGAAIQAGVLTGDVKDVLLLDVTPLTLGIETYGGIATPLIERNTTIPTRKSQVFSTAADGQTSVEIHVVQGERQMAADNKTLGRFTLSGIAPAPRGIPQIEVTFDIDANGIVNVSAKDKGTGKEANITITASTNLSDDEIDKAVKEAEKFAEEDKKRKEGIEVKNNADQMVYQCEKTLKDLGDKVSPQDKTNIEDKIKAVNAVKDGQDLEAIKKATEELTQAFYAVSSKMYQAAGANGANGAGAGAGAGAGAGFDPNNMGGTNAGANNDKKDGNVVDADFKVDDDKKDNK; encoded by the coding sequence ATGTCAAAGGTAATAGGTATCGATTTAGGAACAACAAATTCATGTGTAGCAGTAATGGAAGGCGGGGATCCAGTTGTAATCCCTAACTCTGAAGGAGCCAGAACAACCCCATCAGTTGTATCATTTCAGGCAAATGGGGAAAGATTAGTAGGTCAGGTTGCAAAAAGACAGTCAATAACAAATCCTGACAAGACAATAATGTCTATAAAGAGACATATGGGAACAGATTACAATGTAACAATTGATAATAAAAAATACACACCTCAGGAAATATCAGCAATGGTATTACAAAAACTTAAAACAGATGCTGAGGCTTATTTAGGAGAAAAAGTAACTCAGGCAGTAATTACAGTACCTGCATATTTTAATGACAGTCAAAGACAGGCAACAAAGGATGCCGGTAAAATAGCCGGACTTGAAGTGCTGAGAATTATAAATGAACCAACAGCAGCATCACTTGCTTATGGACTGGATAAAATGAATAAAAGCCAGAGGATTTTAGTTTATGATTTAGGCGGTGGTACATTTGATGTTTCTATACTTGAATTAGGTGATGGTGTATTTGAGGTTAAATCAACAAATGGTAATACAAAATTAGGCGGAGACGATTTTGATCAGAAAGTAATGGATTATATAGCTGAAACATTTAAATCTGAAAATGGAATTGATTTAAGAAATGATAAAATGGCTCTTCAAAGATTAAAAGAAGCTGCAGAAAAAGCTAAAATAGAGCTTTCTTCATCAATGCAGACAAATATTAACTTACCATTTATTACTGCAGATGCAACTGGTCCAAAACACATTGATATGAATTTAACCAGGGCTAAATTTAATGAATTAACACATGATCTGGTTGATGCAACTACTGAACCAATGAGAAAGGCACTTTCGGATGCCGGATTATCAATGAATGAAGTAGATAAGGTAATTTTAGTTGGAGGTTCTACAAGAATTCCTGCTGTACAGGATGCTGTAAAGAGCTTTACAGGTAAAGAGCCATCAAAGGGTGTTAACCCTGATGAATGTGTTGCTGTAGGTGCTGCAATACAGGCTGGTGTATTAACTGGTGATGTAAAAGATGTTTTACTTCTTGATGTAACACCTTTAACACTGGGAATTGAAACTTATGGTGGAATAGCTACTCCATTAATAGAAAGAAATACAACTATACCAACAAGAAAGAGCCAGGTATTCTCAACAGCTGCAGATGGTCAGACTTCCGTTGAAATACATGTAGTTCAGGGTGAAAGACAAATGGCTGCAGATAACAAGACATTAGGAAGATTTACTCTTTCAGGAATAGCTCCTGCACCAAGAGGAATTCCACAGATTGAAGTTACATTCGATATAGATGCAAATGGTATAGTAAATGTTTCTGCTAAAGATAAGGGAACAGGAAAAGAAGCTAATATTACTATTACAGCATCAACTAATTTAAGTGATGATGAAATAGATAAGGCTGTTAAAGAAGCTGAAAAATTTGCAGAAGAAGATAAAAAGAGAAAAGAAGGTATAGAAGTTAAAAATAATGCTGATCAAATGGTTTATCAGTGTGAAAAAACATTAAAGGATTTAGGAGATAAAGTTTCTCCACAGGATAAAACAAATATTGAAGATAAGATTAAAGCCGTTAATGCTGTAAAAGACGGACAGGATCTTGAAGCAATAAAGAAGGCTACTGAAGAATTAACACAGGCATTTTATGCAGTATCATCAAAGATGTACCAGGCTGCCGGAGCAAATGGCGCAAATGGTGCTGGAGCAGGTGCAGGTGCTGGAGCTGGTGCAGGTTTCGATCCAAATAACATGGGTGGAACAAATGCAGGAGCAAACAATGATAAAAAAGATGGTAATGTAGTGGATGCCGACTTTAAAGTAGATGATGACAAAAAAGACAATAAATAA
- the lepA gene encoding translation elongation factor 4, translated as MQSERQKHIRNFSIVAHIDHGKSTLADRLIELTGTLTKREMEEQVLDNMELERERGITIKSQAARLVYKRPNGEEYTLNLIDTPGHVDFNYEVSRSLAACEGAVLVVDATQGIQAQTLANCYLALDHNLEIVPVINKIDLPSARPDEVKQEIEDVIGIEAQNAPLISAKTGLNIEDVLEAIVENVPAPEGDEQAPLRALIFDSYYDSYRGVVSHIRIKEGTIKPGVSIKLMATGKVYEVTEVGVFVPNYLPVEQLQAGDVGYFTASIKNVRDARVGDTVTESKRPAKEPLVGYRPAVPMVFSGIYPVDGAKYNELKDALEKLQVNDAALSFEPETSIALGFGFRCGFLGLLHMDVIQERIEREFNLEIITTAPSVIYKICKSDNTIIELTNPTNLPDISEIKYMEEPIVKASIITPSEYVGAVMELSQSRRGTFMDMQYIETTRVVLNYEIPLNEIIYDFFDALKSRTKGYASLDYELKGYKEAKLVKLDILLNSEMVDALSMIVPEERAYAKGRKIAEKLKEIIPRQLFEVPIQASIGGKIIARETVKAMRKDVLAKCYGGDISRKKKLLEKQKEGKKRMRQVGNVEVPQEAFMAVLKTDDN; from the coding sequence ATGCAAAGCGAAAGACAAAAACACATTAGAAATTTTTCAATTGTTGCACATATAGATCATGGTAAGTCAACTTTAGCTGATAGATTAATTGAACTTACAGGAACATTAACAAAAAGAGAAATGGAAGAACAGGTTCTGGACAATATGGAATTGGAGAGAGAAAGAGGAATCACTATTAAATCTCAGGCAGCAAGGTTAGTCTATAAGAGACCTAATGGTGAGGAATATACATTGAATCTTATAGATACTCCAGGACATGTGGATTTTAATTACGAGGTTTCCAGAAGCCTGGCTGCCTGTGAGGGAGCTGTTTTAGTAGTAGATGCTACCCAGGGAATTCAGGCTCAGACTTTGGCCAATTGTTATTTGGCATTAGATCATAACCTTGAAATTGTACCTGTAATAAATAAGATAGATCTGCCAAGTGCAAGACCTGATGAGGTTAAGCAGGAAATTGAAGATGTTATAGGAATAGAGGCACAGAATGCACCACTGATATCTGCTAAGACAGGACTGAATATTGAGGATGTTCTGGAGGCAATAGTTGAAAATGTACCTGCACCTGAAGGGGATGAGCAGGCACCTTTAAGAGCATTAATATTTGATTCCTACTATGACAGCTACAGGGGTGTAGTTTCACATATTAGAATAAAGGAAGGTACTATTAAGCCTGGAGTTTCCATTAAGCTTATGGCTACAGGAAAGGTATATGAAGTTACAGAAGTGGGAGTTTTTGTACCAAACTATTTGCCTGTAGAACAGCTGCAAGCCGGTGATGTTGGATATTTTACTGCTTCAATTAAAAATGTCAGGGATGCCAGAGTTGGTGATACTGTTACGGAAAGTAAAAGACCAGCCAAGGAGCCGCTAGTTGGATACAGGCCAGCAGTTCCTATGGTATTCAGTGGAATATATCCTGTAGATGGTGCAAAATATAATGAATTAAAAGATGCACTTGAAAAATTACAGGTAAATGATGCAGCTCTCTCTTTTGAGCCGGAAACATCAATTGCATTGGGATTTGGATTTAGATGCGGCTTTCTTGGACTTCTTCATATGGATGTTATTCAGGAAAGAATTGAAAGGGAATTTAATTTAGAGATCATTACAACTGCACCATCAGTAATATATAAAATCTGTAAGTCTGATAATACTATAATTGAGCTTACAAATCCAACAAATCTGCCTGATATTTCTGAGATAAAATATATGGAAGAGCCTATTGTTAAAGCTTCAATAATTACTCCATCTGAATATGTAGGAGCAGTAATGGAGCTATCACAAAGCAGACGTGGTACATTTATGGATATGCAGTATATTGAAACCACAAGAGTTGTATTAAATTATGAAATACCTCTCAATGAAATTATTTATGACTTCTTTGATGCTTTGAAATCGAGGACCAAGGGTTATGCATCATTAGATTATGAACTTAAAGGATATAAAGAGGCTAAGCTGGTTAAACTGGATATCCTGTTAAATAGTGAAATGGTAGATGCACTTTCCATGATTGTTCCTGAAGAGAGGGCATATGCTAAGGGAAGAAAGATAGCTGAAAAGCTGAAAGAAATAATTCCAAGACAGTTATTTGAAGTCCCAATACAGGCATCAATAGGAGGAAAAATAATTGCCAGAGAAACTGTTAAGGCTATGAGAAAAGATGTTTTAGCAAAGTGTTACGGAGGAGATATTTCCAGAAAGAAAAAGCTTCTTGAGAAGCAAAAAGAAGGCAAAAAGAGAATGCGGCAGGTAGGAAATGTTGAAGTACCTCAGGAAGCATTTATGGCAGTTCTTAAAACTGACGACAACTAA